In a single window of the Nocardioides sp. L-11A genome:
- a CDS encoding TRAP transporter large permease subunit, with product MTTQSQVAAPPRTVEDPPREGRVGQVVVGAAAIIAVGSTLLLLTITLDRLAAGTMTVVLLMALLLSRVHIGVAMAIAGLLGVFNQQGAPGIASMLRSMPHDTSASWSLTVIPMFVLMGMLLWRSGITDKAYRAAGNWLGFLPGGLAVTTNLAGGGLSAASGSTLGMVYALGRVGIPSMLTARYPVPLALASVMTVGTSSQLLPPSLLLVIYSGVAGTVVSDQLLAGIVPGLLLLGVNAVAFVIWAAVAERRRGESFGRQSCSWGERLRSLVAVWPLVLLVVVVLGGLNNGYFTATEAGAVGAGLALVYLLVTVRRGAVAAVMRASSDTVSTVGAIFLLVIGSAILSRSLAVNGMTSWMGDMLQDAGISKLQFLLITLVIYLVLGMFLEPMSMILLSVPILMPMLVHLEVDLVWFGVFTVLMAELGHVTPPVGILLYLVHRLAQEPEVNQGVTVTMRHAMAAAGAFAGLGVVMALLLIGFPDVTGWLAKGG from the coding sequence ATGACCACGCAGAGCCAGGTCGCGGCCCCGCCCCGGACGGTCGAGGACCCGCCCCGCGAGGGGCGCGTCGGCCAGGTGGTGGTCGGTGCGGCGGCGATCATCGCCGTCGGGTCGACGCTGCTCCTGCTGACCATCACGCTCGACCGGCTGGCCGCGGGCACGATGACCGTGGTCCTCCTCATGGCGCTGCTCCTGTCGCGGGTCCACATCGGTGTCGCGATGGCGATCGCCGGCCTGCTGGGTGTCTTCAACCAGCAAGGCGCTCCGGGCATCGCGTCGATGCTGCGCTCGATGCCGCACGACACCTCGGCCAGCTGGTCGCTCACCGTGATCCCGATGTTCGTGCTGATGGGCATGCTGCTGTGGCGCTCGGGCATCACCGACAAGGCCTACCGCGCCGCGGGCAACTGGCTGGGGTTCCTCCCCGGTGGTCTGGCTGTCACCACCAACCTGGCGGGCGGTGGGCTGAGTGCGGCGTCGGGTTCGACGCTGGGCATGGTCTATGCGCTGGGCCGGGTCGGCATCCCGTCGATGCTCACGGCGCGATACCCGGTGCCGCTGGCGCTCGCCTCGGTGATGACCGTGGGTACGTCGAGCCAGCTGTTGCCGCCGAGCCTGCTGTTGGTGATCTACTCCGGAGTCGCCGGCACCGTGGTGAGTGACCAGCTCCTCGCGGGCATCGTGCCCGGGCTGCTCCTCCTGGGCGTCAATGCCGTCGCCTTCGTCATCTGGGCGGCAGTGGCCGAACGACGTCGTGGCGAGTCCTTCGGACGGCAGTCGTGCAGCTGGGGAGAGCGCCTGCGTTCGCTGGTGGCGGTGTGGCCTCTCGTGCTTCTGGTCGTCGTGGTCCTCGGCGGACTCAACAACGGCTACTTCACGGCGACGGAGGCGGGAGCGGTCGGCGCCGGCCTGGCCCTGGTCTACCTCCTGGTCACGGTGCGCCGGGGCGCGGTCGCCGCGGTGATGCGGGCCAGCAGCGACACGGTGAGCACCGTGGGGGCGATCTTCCTCCTCGTGATCGGGTCGGCGATCCTGTCCCGATCGCTGGCCGTCAACGGCATGACCTCCTGGATGGGAGACATGCTCCAGGACGCGGGCATCTCGAAGCTGCAGTTCCTGCTCATCACCCTGGTCATCTACCTGGTGCTGGGTATGTTCCTGGAGCCGATGTCGATGATCCTGCTCTCCGTCCCGATCCTGATGCCGATGCTGGTGCACCTCGAGGTGGATCTGGTCTGGTTCGGCGTGTTCACCGTGCTGATGGCCGAGCTCGGCCACGTCACTCCTCCGGTAGGGATCCTGCTCTATCTCGTGCATCGGCTGGCCCAGGAGCCCGAGGTCAACCAGGGCGTCACGGTGACCATGCGGCACGCGATGGCCGCGGCCGGGGCCTTCGCCGGGCTCGGCGTCGTGATGGCCCTGCTGCTCATCGGCTTCCCGGATGTGACCGGGTGGCTGGCGAAGGGTGGCTGA
- a CDS encoding carbon-nitrogen hydrolase family protein, translating into MSSRPSPEPPRRRPVRVAAVQTEGGLDVERNVEGVRRQLVSLGADDGLDLVVLPEMFMFRALGERPIEEVAVPADSEVDRWLAAEARRIGAHLVAGLLRREADGRVRNETVVLDRSGACVGRYHKTHLFDAPGNEAESRHVQAGDHLLVVDADFGTFGLVVCYELRFPEISRELAAAGAELLVVPNSWPTGGAARADEDLTLLLAATALSAQAPVVHANQVGRAGSLDLCGQTGVLSPRGCPVAVAGPGVEIVVAELDLADVEATRRTRLVLEHRRPELYRPGAVRRTGANARSAWD; encoded by the coding sequence ATGTCCTCCCGGCCATCCCCCGAGCCCCCGCGGCGCCGACCGGTCCGGGTCGCCGCCGTACAGACCGAGGGCGGTCTCGACGTCGAGCGCAACGTCGAGGGGGTACGACGACAGCTGGTCTCCCTCGGAGCCGACGATGGACTCGACCTCGTCGTACTTCCCGAGATGTTCATGTTCCGGGCATTGGGCGAGCGGCCGATCGAGGAGGTCGCGGTGCCGGCGGACAGTGAGGTCGATCGCTGGCTGGCCGCGGAGGCGCGGCGGATCGGCGCCCATCTGGTGGCGGGCCTGCTCCGTCGGGAGGCGGACGGCCGCGTCCGCAACGAGACCGTCGTCCTGGACCGCTCCGGCGCCTGCGTGGGCCGCTATCACAAGACCCACCTGTTCGATGCACCCGGCAATGAGGCGGAGAGCCGTCACGTGCAGGCGGGCGACCACCTGCTCGTGGTCGATGCCGACTTCGGCACCTTCGGGCTCGTCGTCTGCTACGAACTGAGGTTCCCGGAGATCTCCCGGGAGCTGGCCGCGGCAGGGGCGGAGCTGCTGGTGGTGCCCAACTCCTGGCCGACCGGCGGCGCCGCGCGCGCCGACGAGGATCTCACCCTGCTGTTGGCAGCAACGGCCCTGAGCGCGCAGGCCCCGGTCGTACACGCCAACCAGGTCGGCCGGGCCGGGTCGCTCGACCTGTGCGGTCAGACCGGCGTGCTCTCCCCGCGCGGGTGCCCGGTCGCCGTCGCGGGTCCGGGGGTCGAGATCGTGGTGGCGGAGCTCGACCTGGCGGACGTCGAGGCAACCCGTCGGACGCGCCTCGTGCTCGAGCACCGGCGCCCGGAGCTCTACCGGCCCGGCGCCGTGCGCCGGACCGGCGCCAATGCAAGATCCGCATGGGATTGA